GTCCGTCCCACTGCCAGTATGTGCCCCAGTCCGGCTTGCCCCAGAGCGCACCTGTGATCAGCGCGAGTGCGGTAAAGGCCGCCCCGGGCAGAGCCAGCGACCGCGCCGCCAGATCGGCGAGCGGATGACGCCAGACGAAGCTGACGAGGCTGGCAATCGCAATCGCGGTGTAAGCCCCCATGGCGGACCAGGCGGCGGGGACATGGACATACATGATGCGCACGGTCTGCCCATGTTCGACTTCTGCAGGCGATGTGATCAACGCCTGCCACAGACCGAGCGCGAGCGTGATGAGCGCACCCCAGCCGAAAATCGGAACGAGCCATCGCGACAGGCTGACGAAACGTTGCGGATTGGCGAAACGGGCAATCATTCAGCTCGGGCCTCGATTGGCGGCCAGAGCGGCCACGGTTGCCGGCAGTCCTAGCGCGACCGCGATAAAGCTTAAACCCGCCAGAATGCGAAATTGCATCGCGCCCAACCCCCGCTCCGGGAAGACATTCGCAGCCTCGATACCGAAGATCAGGACCGGGATCAGCAAGGGCGATGTCAGGATGACGGCGAGGACGCCGCCACCTCTCTGACCTGCCAGCAAGGCCGCTGTCACCGAAGCGTAGGCCGCGATGGCAGGTGCACCGATCAGCAGCGACAGCACGGCGCCCTGCGTGGCTGGACCGTCCATTTGCAGCATCAGCGCGAGCAGCGGTGTCGCGGCGATGAGCGGCGCAAGACCGGTCAGCAGAAAGGCCAGTCCCTTGCCGAGCGCGACCGATGTCGCCGACAGACCCGCCAGATGAAATTGCGCCAAGGCACCGGATTGCTGATCGGGCTGGTAGAGGCGGTCCAGCGCCAGCAAGGCGGAGAGGGTCGCCGCCAGCCACAGCAGGCCCGGACCCAGCTCTGGCCGGGATCCACCGAGCGCCAGACCGCTGAGCAGAACGAACAGGGCCATGAAGGCTAGTGACAGGCCTGTCCCGGCCGCACCACGCAAGGCCAGCTTCAGTTCCCGGCGCAGGATCAAACCGATCACGCCGCGGCCTCCAGCACCAGCTTGCGGGCTTCTACGCCCGGTATGGCGATGGGTTGATGCGATGCGATAATGGCGATGCCGCCGCGGTCCAGATGGGTGGCCAGATTTTGCGTGACGCGGTTGCGGCCATCCGCATCCAGCCCGGCGAGCGGTTCATCCATCAGCCAGGCCGCCCGGTTGGACAGCTGCAGGCGGGCCAAGGACAGGCGACGTCGCTGTCCGGCAGACAAACCTGCCACGGGTAAGGTCGCACGTCCGTCCAGTCCGACGGATGCAAGGCGGTCTTCCAGACTGAGCGGGTCGCCCTTTACGCGTTGCCAGAATGTGAGCTCTTCGCCCAAGGTCAGACCGCTGCGTTCCGGTCCGCGGAAGGCGGAAAAGCTCAAAGCCTCGGCGGGACGAAGGCGCTGATCCTGATCATGATCGCGATCTCGCAAGATCCAGTCGGCGCGCCCTGCATCAAGTGGGATCAGCTCTGCCAGCGCCAGCAAAAGCGATGTTTTTCCGATCCCGTTGGCTCCAGTCAGCCAGACGGCCTGACCCGGCCCGACGGCGAAGGACAGATCGCTGAGCAAGGCGTCTTCGCCGCGCGACAACGCCATGTCTGTAACTTCCAGATGGATGTCGAACGGACGATTCACCGGCGACTTATGGCCCGCGCGCCCGGCAGAGTCACGACGTTGAAGCGTGGTGAAAATGTGGCTATCTGCTGCCTATGACACGGACTGCACGCCTCAAACCGCCGCATCGCAATCGTCGCCTCGGACTGATTGCGCTGGTCGGTGTCGGTCTGGCGATCGGTCTGGCGCTGATATTCTCTGCGCTGAACGAGAACACGCAGTTCTTTTACAATCCGGCTGACGTGCTGGCGGATGGGTTCGTCCCGCAATCCGAGACATTTCGGATTGGCGGGCTGGTGGTCGAAGGATCCGTTATGCAGGATGGGATCACGACCCAGTTCGACGTGGCCGATTTCGAACGCGATACACGGACCCCTATCCGGGTCACCCATAGCGGGCAGTTACCCAATCTGTTCCGGGAAGGTCAGGGCGTCGTCATATCGGGTCGCATGATCAGCGAGACCGAATTTCTGGCTGACGAAGTGCTGGCCAAACATGACGAAAACTACCAGCCTAAAATCGACTATCAGGACGAAATAGACAGCTGATAACGGGGCTGGAAAGAGAAGTGGCGAGCGACTTGGCAGATGTGGGGCAGCCGCACCGCTCGCCGTGCCTGAGTTATCAGACATTGTCCTTATGACAGATTCACGCTCACTTGGGCAGTGATTAACTGTGAGAACGCTGCGTTAAGTCGCAGTGTGGTTTCGGTTTCCTTACCGAGGTGCTGTCAATTAATCGTTCTGGGTCAGGTGGATACGCCCTGATTTCATCACAAAGTCGACGTCTTCCAGCTCGCTGATATCCTGCAAAGGATTGCCGTCCACGGCGATAATGTCGGCCTCGGCACCCTTTTTGATCACACCGATCTGACCTTCCAGCCCGAACAATTTGGCGTTGACTGTGGTCGCGCTTTGAATGGCCTGTATCGGGGTGAGGCCCCATTCGACCATATAGGCGAACTGCTGGCCGTTTCGGCCATGCGGGTAGACGCCGGCATCCGTTCCGAACGCCATCGTCGCGCCGGCCTCCACGGCCGCCTGGAAGCGCTCGCGTTGCTTGCGCCCGACTTGGCGTTCCTTCTCCAGACTTTCCGGCAGGATGCCGGCGGCTTCGCCCTCGGACAGGATGAAGTCCGAAACGAAGATATCCATCGACAGGGCCGTGCCGCGCTGGACGGCCATCTGAATAGCATCGTCTGTGATCAAAGAGGCGTGTTCGACGGAATCGACCCCGGCGGCGATGGCAGTCCGGATGCCGTTTTCGCCATGGGCATGCACTGTGACCTTCATGCCGAGCTGATGCGCTTCATCGACGATGGCTTCCATTTCCTCCGCCGTGAACTGCTGTGCGCCGATGGTCGTGCCCTTGGACAGAACGCCCCCCGTGCCGCAGAACTTGATCACCTCGGCGCCATATTTCTTGTTCTGACGGACTTTCTTCCGCACGCCCCAGGGCCCGTCGGCGACACCGTCGCTGGTCTGCTCATATTCGAACGGTAGCAGGTTGGAATCACAATGCCCGCCGGTGATCCCGATCGATGGACCCGCCGGAATAATCCGGGGCCCCGGGACAAGCCCGTCGGCAATGACGTCGCGAAGGTCGATGTCGGCATAGCCTGGCGCGCCGACATTGCGGACCGTCGTAAATCCGGCGTCCAGAGTGACTTTGGCATTGGCGACACCGATAATGGCTGCGCGCGGAGTCGATTCCGCCAGACTGTTATAGCCGTAATTCGCGGCCTGCCCGATCAGATGGACATGCGCGTCTGTGAGGCCCGGCAGAACCGTCATCTCGGACAGATCGACGAACCGGTCGGGGCTGTCCATCCGCTCAAACTCAGCCCGTCCGACAACCTTGTCGACCCGACCCTCGGCGATGACGATGTAACGGTCGCGAACCATCTGTCCGGCTTCCGTGTCGATCAGGCTGCCTGCATGGATCACGGTAATGTCGTCCGAGCCCTCCGGACCTGCCAGGGC
This genomic window from Algimonas porphyrae contains:
- the ccmC gene encoding heme ABC transporter permease CcmC; amino-acid sequence: MIARFANPQRFVSLSRWLVPIFGWGALITLALGLWQALITSPAEVEHGQTVRIMYVHVPAAWSAMGAYTAIAIASLVSFVWRHPLADLAARSLALPGAAFTALALITGALWGKPDWGTYWQWDGRMTSVLVLLFIYIGYMAIWQVVEDRKRAARLAAITAMVGWINIPIIKFSVEWWNSLHQSATVSSPGAPGLAPELLTPLLLMGLGYTLLLGWLTLRAMLGEIARMRAARAPKQTASARMEAF
- a CDS encoding heme exporter protein CcmB, producing the protein MIGLILRRELKLALRGAAGTGLSLAFMALFVLLSGLALGGSRPELGPGLLWLAATLSALLALDRLYQPDQQSGALAQFHLAGLSATSVALGKGLAFLLTGLAPLIAATPLLALMLQMDGPATQGAVLSLLIGAPAIAAYASVTAALLAGQRGGGVLAVILTSPLLIPVLIFGIEAANVFPERGLGAMQFRILAGLSFIAVALGLPATVAALAANRGPS
- the ccmA gene encoding heme ABC exporter ATP-binding protein CcmA, producing the protein MNRPFDIHLEVTDMALSRGEDALLSDLSFAVGPGQAVWLTGANGIGKTSLLLALAELIPLDAGRADWILRDRDHDQDQRLRPAEALSFSAFRGPERSGLTLGEELTFWQRVKGDPLSLEDRLASVGLDGRATLPVAGLSAGQRRRLSLARLQLSNRAAWLMDEPLAGLDADGRNRVTQNLATHLDRGGIAIIASHQPIAIPGVEARKLVLEAAA
- a CDS encoding cytochrome c maturation protein CcmE, which encodes MTRTARLKPPHRNRRLGLIALVGVGLAIGLALIFSALNENTQFFYNPADVLADGFVPQSETFRIGGLVVEGSVMQDGITTQFDVADFERDTRTPIRVTHSGQLPNLFREGQGVVISGRMISETEFLADEVLAKHDENYQPKIDYQDEIDS
- a CDS encoding metal-dependent hydrolase family protein, which codes for MKPALSLLLTASLTTSLAGTALAGPEGSDDITVIHAGSLIDTEAGQMVRDRYIVIAEGRVDKVVGRAEFERMDSPDRFVDLSEMTVLPGLTDAHVHLIGQAANYGYNSLAESTPRAAIIGVANAKVTLDAGFTTVRNVGAPGYADIDLRDVIADGLVPGPRIIPAGPSIGITGGHCDSNLLPFEYEQTSDGVADGPWGVRKKVRQNKKYGAEVIKFCGTGGVLSKGTTIGAQQFTAEEMEAIVDEAHQLGMKVTVHAHGENGIRTAIAAGVDSVEHASLITDDAIQMAVQRGTALSMDIFVSDFILSEGEAAGILPESLEKERQVGRKQRERFQAAVEAGATMAFGTDAGVYPHGRNGQQFAYMVEWGLTPIQAIQSATTVNAKLFGLEGQIGVIKKGAEADIIAVDGNPLQDISELEDVDFVMKSGRIHLTQND